In one window of Hymenobacter nivis DNA:
- a CDS encoding Ig-like domain-containing protein: MKKQLHAFAWPGVLVALLIAGRAQAQADIATTLAVSPASVQAGNNITFTATVKNTSPSPAAGVVPKVQLPAGLLLTAANLPAGASYSNATGVVTLPTTATLNNGSTLTYPITFPAPNYTATLPGTASSTTTTTDPTPANNDGSRADAKASVAVTLPVNGCAGAPYGPSASSGLYAEYYAGYFNGSMTYFSSNSPGLVRTDGTVNFPNQNSFGGVVPPATGNADNPDSFSARYRGSINIAVAGSYSFTLSSDDASLLWLDGAALAPTTTPANYLAAASYNRPQTRTVTLSAGVHNVLIYYGENTGGNYLTLQYNGPDTGGSTVIVPNSVLCASMSQVPVASAVTNSPSIPSNNGPTAIAAPSATDADGQIDSYTILTLPASSAGILSFNNGTTITAVTAGQVIPTTSFGNLVFNPVVTFGSTASFTYAATDNSGELSNTATYSIPVTLAVADVTTTLTGPQQLGAGQPAGPYTAVFTNNGPNQATHVTQVITLPVGATMTPAQVTASGGTYTAGNGTTAGTLSFGAAPVTIANGASNSYSFSLTAPTTVGTNYSMTSTVGTNTNQGNAGAPDAATLAIAVTPANRFVTYSDNNSLAANTKVTASVILNDDNPDATTAFTATVVTRPTHGAVTLNANGGYIYTPNPNYIGTDSFTYQICQTGTTPTCSNVSLVSLNIYDPNLVCTSGTGNNLLVNPSFTNGNTGFTSGYNYQAQSPKALVPEGTYGVGSNANNYHPSFQGTGRTGPGDNFMIVNGAANIQRVYAQTVTVLPNRYYTFSVYANSVNPASPAQLGFVINNESTSVVTTLDGTTNFVKLSDVWFSGNSTTATFEIRDVNRAAQGNDFGLDDVYFGTCTKNLLVNNITAPAVSKSSPAVTIPVLIGTASGGPTLASFTVQTLPPAASGILYLDGTAVTVGQVIPVAADGKSSAGTLTFNPAPAANFAGSQAVFTYTATDSNGAGSDNTGTYTIPLDTPLVAVDDAATTSLNTAVTVDVTANDRKGANNSAIVLTTIDLQPGVAGVQQGTAASPITVNNGMAYVNAAGQVVFTPTTGFLGTAFIPYTVNDASGILSNQATLVVQMVSQLDLATTITSPATGSAVTAGQPVTIAGTTANNSPAGTSASAVQQLQLPANLTGTPTFTRNGAPVAATYNATSGLVVFPALALASGASATFGVTFVAPGMGPLTATASVNNSGPDVNLVDNVAAITLAVTPQFDLATTLTGPASATAGTLATYTIVTANNGPSPVVGAQQTVQLPTGLAGAFATNGGTYSSSSGVVTFPTLNLASGQAQTNSVSFSPTAGFSPSALVTPNTNGAGDPAPTNNTAYLNGATSSTAVAVAAPAITDRANLYVAVKGPSQVAPGAAVAYTVTQGNNGPSAATGVQTQVSLPAGLGITGFLVNTVAGTLSTDSKTITFGTNGSTYTVATGLLVLPALTGSQASGAASQPYALSLPAPAAGPSMAITASVRATTPDLVPGNNVATAETEIRPLAELAISLSRIEGGTTATGTALTAGQVVAYSVQIVNNSANSAQGVQQTVVIPAGIPVASLQLNGLIGTFSNSVITFGSGATYNVASGLLALPTLPALAGNAVQTNTLSFAVPAGNTALQAVATVSSPTADGTPANNTATVSNTVMALQDLSIALSGPAQAVQGSPAFYTVTATNNGASATGSQTTTAQLPTGLGALGFVVNNTAGTLSADSKTITFGTNGPAYTVETGLLAMPATVVGAPGTSTVTAVQFLAPTSIAQLDVAAAVLVPSGTESNLTNNSAQLSTLTVKSALANANLSTTITSSLAGAQSAGTTATYSVKTANATTGAAAQNVVQTVALPAGLATATLRVNSSSGSYSAATGLVTYNYGGLTATYNPTTGALVFPALGSQALNTSFTNTIVFPLPVSGPVVVTATSSADNLDDAPADNTVTSSTTVTSTATVAFGVSGPATTTAGNTVSYTLAATNNGPAAANDLGMTVTLPTGVTSYTLNGVAKTGSGTITVYGGAGTTVPAGQSVTNVIAFGAPSGSFTVSGAVSNSNSPTGTATTTGSVTTTQANLAPVANDVANTLQGPQGNTGSGMLLSAISGTDADGSVNNYTITSLPTTGQGVLQLGTNAVKVGDPITPAQASQFTFTPASNFVGNAFFTYTAIDNGATPLASAPAIYTIPVTQDISSAYALFNTGKGGTAANKYATGDNLAQVLDANTAVYAAASATVFDATTGALQVGAANGLPTAANSVNAVLTTGTLPAGVSLDATTGRIYVSDASKMLNYSNARTYPLTITTTDLNGGTNTVPVTLAIGAYPLPVELTAFTASAVGNRDVALAWATASEKNNDHFDVERSLDGTTFVKIGQVKGQGSKSSATDYALTDANVAAKATGAVYYRLRQVDADGTANVSLVRSVSFTKAPAPAIGLYPNPAVATTKLDLSQLPAGTYQVSLVDMTGRAVLSASLAGAQQHTLDLAPLASGSYVVQVRGTATDGTAVSLTKRLVKE, translated from the coding sequence ATGAAAAAACAATTACACGCTTTTGCGTGGCCCGGGGTATTGGTAGCGCTGCTAATTGCTGGCCGTGCCCAAGCCCAGGCCGACATAGCGACGACGCTGGCCGTCTCACCGGCCTCGGTGCAAGCCGGTAACAACATCACCTTCACCGCGACGGTGAAGAACACCAGCCCCTCGCCAGCGGCTGGTGTGGTGCCCAAGGTGCAGCTGCCGGCCGGCCTGTTGCTGACGGCGGCCAACCTGCCTGCTGGGGCTAGCTACAGCAACGCCACTGGCGTTGTGACGCTGCCTACCACGGCTACCCTGAACAACGGCAGCACGCTGACCTATCCCATTACCTTCCCCGCGCCGAACTACACGGCCACGCTGCCAGGCACCGCTTCCTCGACCACCACCACTACCGACCCCACCCCCGCCAATAACGACGGCAGCCGGGCCGATGCCAAAGCCTCGGTGGCCGTAACCTTGCCGGTGAACGGCTGCGCCGGGGCCCCCTACGGCCCATCGGCCAGTAGCGGCTTGTATGCCGAGTACTACGCGGGTTACTTTAATGGTAGCATGACGTATTTTTCGTCCAACTCGCCGGGGCTGGTGCGGACGGACGGGACGGTTAACTTCCCGAATCAGAATAGCTTTGGTGGCGTTGTACCGCCGGCTACCGGCAACGCCGATAACCCGGATTCGTTCAGCGCCCGGTACCGGGGCAGCATCAACATTGCGGTGGCGGGCAGCTACTCGTTCACGCTGTCTTCGGACGACGCTTCTTTACTCTGGCTCGATGGCGCGGCGCTGGCCCCTACCACAACCCCGGCCAATTACCTGGCTGCCGCTAGTTACAACAGACCCCAGACAAGGACCGTTACCTTATCGGCCGGAGTTCACAATGTGCTGATTTACTATGGCGAAAATACGGGGGGCAACTACCTCACGCTGCAATACAACGGGCCGGACACCGGCGGCAGCACCGTCATAGTGCCCAATTCAGTGCTGTGCGCCAGCATGTCGCAGGTGCCCGTGGCCAGCGCGGTTACCAACTCGCCTAGCATCCCCAGTAACAACGGCCCGACGGCCATTGCCGCGCCGAGTGCCACCGATGCCGACGGGCAAATCGACTCCTACACCATCCTGACGCTGCCGGCCAGCAGTGCCGGCATCCTCTCGTTCAACAACGGCACGACGATTACCGCCGTCACGGCCGGCCAAGTGATACCGACGACCAGCTTTGGCAACTTGGTGTTCAATCCCGTAGTTACGTTCGGCAGCACCGCCAGCTTTACCTACGCGGCTACGGACAACAGCGGTGAGCTTTCCAACACCGCCACTTACAGCATTCCCGTGACGCTGGCCGTGGCCGACGTGACCACGACCCTGACAGGGCCCCAGCAGCTCGGCGCCGGTCAGCCCGCGGGGCCCTACACGGCGGTGTTCACCAACAACGGCCCTAACCAGGCCACGCATGTCACCCAAGTCATCACGCTGCCCGTGGGTGCTACCATGACCCCCGCCCAGGTAACGGCCAGCGGCGGCACTTACACGGCTGGCAACGGCACCACGGCCGGCACGCTTAGCTTCGGCGCGGCCCCCGTAACCATCGCCAACGGTGCCAGCAACTCGTACAGCTTTAGCCTCACGGCCCCCACGACCGTGGGTACCAACTACTCGATGACGAGCACGGTGGGCACCAACACCAACCAGGGCAACGCCGGGGCCCCCGATGCGGCCACGCTTGCCATCGCGGTGACGCCGGCTAACCGCTTCGTGACCTACAGCGACAACAATAGCCTGGCTGCCAATACTAAAGTGACGGCCAGCGTAATTCTCAACGACGACAACCCCGACGCCACTACTGCCTTCACCGCTACGGTGGTGACGCGGCCGACGCACGGCGCCGTGACCCTGAACGCCAACGGCGGCTACATCTATACGCCCAACCCGAACTACATCGGCACGGACTCGTTCACGTACCAGATTTGCCAGACGGGCACCACGCCGACCTGCTCCAACGTATCCCTGGTCAGCCTGAATATCTATGACCCGAACCTGGTCTGCACCTCGGGCACGGGTAACAACTTGCTGGTAAACCCCAGCTTCACCAACGGCAACACAGGCTTTACCAGCGGCTATAACTATCAGGCGCAGTCGCCCAAAGCCCTGGTGCCAGAAGGAACTTACGGTGTGGGTAGCAATGCCAATAATTACCACCCCAGCTTTCAGGGTACCGGCCGCACGGGCCCGGGCGACAACTTCATGATCGTTAACGGCGCGGCCAACATCCAGCGCGTGTATGCCCAGACGGTAACCGTATTGCCCAACCGCTACTACACCTTCTCGGTGTATGCCAACAGCGTGAACCCGGCCAGTCCGGCGCAGCTCGGGTTTGTTATTAACAACGAATCGACGTCGGTGGTGACCACCCTCGACGGCACCACCAACTTCGTGAAGCTGTCCGACGTGTGGTTCTCGGGCAACAGCACTACAGCTACTTTCGAAATCCGCGACGTGAACCGGGCGGCGCAGGGCAACGACTTTGGCCTGGACGACGTGTATTTCGGCACCTGCACCAAGAACCTGCTGGTGAATAACATTACGGCCCCGGCAGTGTCGAAAAGCTCGCCTGCGGTAACCATCCCGGTGCTCATCGGCACGGCTTCGGGCGGGCCCACGCTGGCCTCGTTCACCGTTCAGACGCTGCCCCCCGCCGCCAGCGGCATCCTGTACCTAGACGGCACCGCCGTAACGGTGGGCCAGGTAATACCCGTGGCGGCCGACGGTAAATCGTCCGCGGGCACCCTCACCTTCAACCCGGCGCCTGCGGCCAACTTCGCGGGTTCGCAGGCCGTCTTCACCTATACTGCTACCGATAGCAACGGCGCCGGCAGCGACAACACCGGCACCTACACCATTCCGCTCGACACGCCCCTGGTGGCCGTGGACGATGCGGCCACCACGTCGCTTAATACTGCGGTAACTGTGGACGTGACCGCTAACGACCGCAAAGGGGCCAACAATAGCGCCATTGTCCTCACAACGATTGATCTTCAGCCCGGCGTGGCCGGCGTGCAGCAAGGCACCGCCGCCAGCCCGATTACCGTGAACAATGGCATGGCTTACGTGAACGCGGCCGGGCAGGTGGTTTTCACCCCAACGACGGGTTTCCTGGGCACAGCCTTCATTCCGTACACGGTGAACGATGCCAGCGGCATCCTGTCTAACCAAGCCACCCTGGTGGTACAGATGGTGAGCCAGCTCGATTTGGCCACCACCATTACCTCGCCCGCCACTGGGAGCGCCGTTACGGCGGGCCAGCCGGTGACCATTGCCGGTACCACGGCCAACAACAGCCCCGCCGGCACCAGCGCCAGCGCCGTGCAGCAGCTGCAGCTCCCGGCCAACCTGACCGGGACGCCCACCTTCACTCGCAACGGGGCCCCCGTGGCCGCCACCTACAACGCGACCAGCGGCTTGGTGGTGTTCCCGGCACTTGCCCTGGCTTCCGGCGCTTCGGCTACGTTCGGCGTTACGTTTGTGGCGCCGGGTATGGGGCCCCTTACGGCCACGGCCTCGGTGAACAACAGCGGCCCCGACGTGAATCTGGTAGACAACGTAGCCGCCATCACGCTGGCCGTGACGCCGCAGTTCGACCTGGCTACCACCCTGACCGGCCCGGCTTCGGCCACCGCCGGCACCTTGGCTACCTATACCATAGTAACGGCCAACAACGGTCCCTCGCCGGTGGTGGGGGCCCAGCAAACCGTGCAGCTGCCCACCGGCTTGGCCGGCGCCTTTGCCACCAACGGCGGCACTTATAGCAGCAGCAGCGGCGTAGTGACCTTCCCTACCCTGAACCTGGCCAGCGGCCAGGCCCAGACCAATAGCGTCAGCTTCTCGCCCACGGCCGGCTTCTCACCCTCGGCCCTGGTGACGCCGAACACGAACGGCGCCGGCGACCCCGCCCCCACCAACAACACGGCGTACCTCAACGGTGCCACCAGTAGCACGGCCGTGGCCGTGGCCGCCCCCGCCATCACCGACCGGGCCAACCTCTACGTGGCCGTGAAGGGCCCCAGCCAAGTAGCCCCCGGGGCCGCCGTGGCCTACACCGTGACGCAGGGCAACAACGGCCCCAGCGCCGCCACCGGTGTGCAAACGCAGGTTAGCCTGCCGGCGGGCCTGGGCATTACGGGCTTCCTGGTGAACACCGTGGCCGGTACGCTCAGCACGGACAGCAAGACCATCACCTTCGGAACCAACGGCTCCACCTACACCGTGGCCACCGGCCTGCTAGTGCTGCCCGCCCTGACGGGCAGCCAAGCCAGCGGCGCCGCTTCCCAACCGTACGCCCTTAGCCTGCCGGCCCCGGCCGCGGGCCCCTCGATGGCCATCACGGCCAGCGTGCGCGCCACCACCCCCGACCTGGTGCCGGGTAACAATGTGGCCACGGCGGAAACCGAAATCCGCCCCCTCGCCGAACTGGCCATTTCGCTGAGCCGGATTGAAGGCGGCACCACGGCTACGGGCACCGCTCTCACGGCCGGCCAAGTGGTAGCCTACTCGGTGCAAATAGTGAACAACTCGGCCAACTCGGCCCAGGGCGTGCAACAAACTGTGGTCATTCCGGCCGGCATTCCGGTGGCGTCGCTCCAGCTGAACGGCCTGATTGGTACCTTCAGCAACAGCGTCATTACCTTCGGCAGCGGCGCGACCTACAACGTGGCCAGTGGCCTGCTGGCCCTGCCCACGTTGCCTGCTCTGGCCGGCAACGCGGTGCAAACGAACACCCTCAGCTTCGCCGTGCCCGCCGGTAATACTGCGCTGCAAGCCGTGGCCACCGTCAGCAGCCCCACCGCCGACGGCACCCCGGCCAACAATACAGCCACGGTTTCCAACACCGTGATGGCCCTGCAAGACCTCTCCATCGCGCTGTCGGGCCCCGCCCAGGCGGTGCAGGGCAGCCCCGCGTTCTACACCGTGACGGCCACCAACAACGGTGCCTCGGCTACCGGTAGCCAGACCACTACTGCGCAGCTGCCCACCGGCCTCGGGGCCCTGGGTTTCGTGGTGAACAATACGGCCGGCACGCTCAGCGCGGATAGCAAAACCATCACCTTCGGCACCAATGGCCCGGCCTACACCGTGGAAACGGGCTTGCTTGCCATGCCGGCCACTGTGGTTGGAGCCCCGGGTACCAGCACCGTTACGGCGGTGCAGTTCCTGGCCCCCACCAGCATCGCGCAGCTCGACGTGGCCGCTGCTGTGCTAGTACCCAGTGGTACCGAAAGTAACCTCACCAACAACTCGGCCCAGCTGAGTACCCTGACGGTGAAATCGGCCCTCGCCAATGCTAACCTTTCCACGACCATCACTTCGTCGCTGGCCGGCGCTCAGTCTGCCGGTACCACAGCTACTTACTCCGTAAAAACGGCGAATGCCACTACCGGGGCCGCCGCCCAAAACGTAGTGCAAACCGTGGCTCTGCCCGCTGGGCTGGCCACGGCCACGCTCAGAGTAAACAGCAGCTCCGGCTCGTACAGCGCAGCCACGGGCCTTGTAACATACAACTATGGTGGCCTTACTGCTACCTACAACCCCACAACGGGGGCTCTGGTCTTCCCCGCGTTAGGGTCGCAGGCCCTGAATACGAGCTTCACGAATACCATTGTCTTTCCCTTGCCCGTGAGCGGCCCGGTGGTGGTCACGGCCACTTCGTCGGCGGATAACCTTGACGACGCTCCGGCCGACAACACGGTTACCAGCTCAACCACCGTGACGTCGACGGCCACCGTGGCCTTCGGTGTGAGCGGCCCGGCTACCACCACGGCTGGCAACACCGTCAGCTACACGCTGGCGGCCACCAACAACGGCCCCGCGGCGGCTAATGACCTGGGCATGACCGTGACCCTGCCCACGGGCGTAACCAGCTACACCCTCAACGGCGTGGCCAAAACGGGCAGCGGCACCATCACCGTCTACGGCGGCGCGGGCACCACGGTGCCGGCCGGCCAGTCTGTCACGAACGTCATCGCCTTCGGGGCCCCGTCTGGCTCCTTCACGGTGAGCGGCGCAGTGAGCAATAGCAACTCGCCCACCGGCACGGCCACCACCACCGGCAGCGTAACCACGACCCAGGCCAACCTGGCCCCCGTAGCCAACGACGTGGCCAACACCTTGCAGGGGCCCCAGGGCAACACCGGCAGCGGAATGCTGCTCTCGGCCATCAGCGGCACCGACGCCGACGGCAGCGTTAATAACTACACGATTACGAGCCTGCCGACCACCGGCCAGGGCGTGCTCCAGCTCGGCACCAACGCCGTGAAGGTCGGGGACCCAATTACGCCTGCCCAGGCGTCGCAGTTCACGTTCACCCCGGCCAGCAACTTCGTGGGCAACGCCTTCTTCACCTACACGGCCATCGATAACGGTGCTACGCCGCTCGCTTCAGCCCCAGCCATCTACACCATCCCGGTGACGCAGGACATCAGTTCGGCCTACGCGCTCTTCAACACGGGTAAGGGAGGCACGGCGGCCAATAAGTACGCCACCGGCGATAACCTGGCCCAAGTGCTCGACGCTAACACAGCAGTGTACGCCGCCGCCTCGGCCACTGTGTTCGACGCCACCACCGGGGCTCTGCAAGTGGGCGCTGCCAACGGGTTGCCCACCGCGGCAAACTCTGTGAACGCCGTGCTGACCACGGGCACGCTGCCCGCCGGCGTGTCCCTTGACGCCACCACCGGCCGCATCTACGTGAGCGACGCCAGCAAGATGCTAAACTATAGCAACGCCCGCACGTACCCGCTGACCATCACGACGACCGACCTGAACGGCGGCACCAACACGGTGCCCGTCACCCTCGCCATCGGGGCCTACCCGCTGCCGGTGGAGCTGACAGCCTTCACGGCCTCGGCCGTGGGCAACCGCGACGTGGCGCTGGCCTGGGCCACGGCTTCGGAGAAGAACAACGACCACTTCGACGTGGAACGCAGCCTCGACGGCACGACCTTCGTGAAAATCGGGCAAGTGAAAGGCCAGGGTAGCAAGTCCAGCGCGACCGACTACGCCCTGACCGACGCCAATGTGGCGGCCAAGGCAACCGGCGCAGTGTACTACCGCCTGCGCCAGGTGGACGCCGACGGCACGGCGAATGTGTCGCTGGTGCGTAGCGTCTCGTTCACGAAGGCCCCGGCCCCGGCCATCGGCCTGTACCCGAACCCGGCCGTGGCCACCACGAAGCTCGACCTGAGCCAGCTGCCCGCGGGCACGTACCAGGTAAGCCTGGTGGACATGACGGGCCGCGCGGTGCTCAGCGCTTCGCTGGCCGGGGCCCAGCAGCACACGCTGGACCTGGCCCCGCTGGCCAGCGGCAGCTACGTGGTACAGGTGCGCGGTACGGCTACTGACGGCACGGCCGTCAGCCTTACCAAGCGCCTGGTGAAAGAGTAA
- a CDS encoding alpha/beta fold hydrolase, translated as MPDSATPAAVLALHYWAGAGHEFDALRPLLPPGTTLFAPDLPGFGAQGAPAGFDYSVGAYADWVAAFVAEKKLTDYVLVGHSMGGKVALALAATRPAGLRRLVLLSPSPPSPEPISDDDRAAALAAYGQPAEAEKTFHIITQAALPAAVHQQVVADNLRSRQAAWDAWLLAGSLEDLTALMGEIAVPCHLLVGAADRAIPAAAQRQQTLPVLPPGTLFTEVPGAGHLLPYEAPAAVAAAIAG; from the coding sequence ATGCCTGACTCCGCTACTCCCGCCGCCGTTCTGGCCCTGCACTACTGGGCCGGGGCCGGCCACGAATTCGACGCCCTGCGCCCGCTGCTGCCCCCGGGCACCACCCTATTTGCCCCCGACCTGCCCGGCTTCGGCGCGCAGGGGGCCCCCGCGGGGTTCGACTACTCAGTGGGGGCCTACGCCGATTGGGTGGCGGCCTTCGTGGCTGAAAAAAAGCTGACCGATTACGTGCTGGTGGGCCACAGCATGGGCGGCAAGGTGGCCCTGGCGCTGGCTGCCACCCGGCCCGCCGGCCTGCGCCGGTTGGTGTTGCTCTCGCCCTCGCCGCCCAGCCCCGAGCCGATTTCGGACGATGACCGCGCCGCCGCGCTGGCCGCCTACGGCCAGCCCGCCGAGGCCGAGAAGACCTTCCACATAATCACGCAGGCCGCCCTGCCCGCCGCCGTGCATCAGCAAGTAGTGGCCGACAACCTGCGCAGCCGCCAGGCCGCCTGGGATGCCTGGCTGCTGGCTGGCTCGCTGGAGGACCTGACGGCGCTGATGGGCGAAATTGCCGTGCCCTGCCACTTGCTGGTGGGCGCCGCCGACCGCGCTATTCCCGCCGCCGCCCAGCGCCAGCAAACCCTGCCGGTGCTGCCCCCCGGCACTCTGTTCACGGAGGTGCCCGGTGCCGGCCACCTGCTGCCTTACGAGGCCCCGGCCGCTGTGGCCGCGGCCATCGCGGGGTAA
- a CDS encoding patatin-like phospholipase family protein → MIKKILCVGLWAGTLGLTGPAHAQKVGLVLSGGGAKGLAHVGVLKELEKNHIPIDYIVGTSMGAVVGAMYASGYSPADIEQIVLSPEFQKWTSGKALESNTFNFTTREPSPSALRLGVAVDSTLHARVSSNLVNDLNLNLALAKLMAPSGAEAGYDFNKLFVPFRCMASEIFTRQEVVQRKGSLSDAVRNSMTFPLAFRPIRNLDGKYYYDGAVFDNFPTAAMKTEFAPDVIIGVNVGDVALKKYPFKTDDALLASTVLFLGTSVADTTSVGKNGIYIQPNLGALGVGDFDQVKAFIGKGDTATLLKMDLIKQRIGRRQDSTALLARRRAFQEGVPTPRFLEVQVHGLRPDQNAYVAKFFQREGRDFGLDEIEEGYYRLASDDYFKNIYPRIRYDAARKGYIFSLDAQRNNNVTAEVGFVLSTRPIDNFFLGLEYRVLRRLLYTTAADVSLGRFYNGARGSFRISVPGTVPFYVEPGITYNQWDYQSTGGLLGRNALGTQIRQQDTKVGVQVGVTPTYRSRLLLDAGLFQTHDDYTNRTEINSSDVLDKTIFHGFTGALRLDRNTLNEKQYATGGHRYSYSLRGVTGAAAYTPGSTSLVAANERHHQWLQLRATVERYFALPGNRRAWGYFGELMATGQGTFSNFRASQAIAPVFSPLPDARTLFLAKYRSGRYAAVGVRYSQAVLGSLQWRSELYVHVNFQPFEQAADQTAIRTSGFERPRLTVSTGFILMTPVGPLALHARYYDDPNEHFGVYAHLGYLLFRGRALE, encoded by the coding sequence ATGATTAAAAAAATACTATGTGTGGGCCTGTGGGCTGGTACGCTGGGCCTGACAGGCCCGGCCCACGCCCAGAAAGTGGGGCTGGTACTGAGCGGCGGCGGCGCCAAGGGCCTCGCCCACGTGGGTGTGCTCAAAGAGCTGGAAAAGAACCACATCCCCATCGACTACATCGTGGGCACGAGCATGGGGGCCGTGGTGGGAGCCATGTACGCCTCGGGCTACTCACCAGCCGACATCGAGCAGATCGTGCTGAGCCCGGAATTCCAAAAGTGGACGTCGGGCAAAGCCCTGGAAAGCAATACGTTCAACTTCACCACGCGCGAGCCCTCGCCCTCGGCCCTGCGCCTCGGCGTGGCCGTGGACTCGACGCTGCACGCGCGCGTCAGCTCGAACCTGGTGAACGATTTGAACCTGAACCTGGCCCTGGCCAAGCTCATGGCCCCGTCGGGGGCCGAGGCGGGCTACGACTTTAATAAGCTGTTCGTGCCGTTTCGGTGCATGGCGTCGGAGATATTTACGCGGCAGGAGGTGGTGCAGCGCAAGGGCTCCCTGAGCGATGCGGTGCGCAACTCGATGACGTTTCCGCTGGCGTTCCGGCCCATCCGCAACCTCGACGGGAAATACTACTACGACGGAGCAGTGTTCGACAACTTCCCCACGGCGGCCATGAAAACGGAGTTTGCGCCCGACGTCATCATCGGGGTGAACGTGGGCGATGTGGCCCTCAAAAAGTACCCATTCAAAACCGACGACGCCCTGCTGGCCAGCACGGTACTATTTTTAGGCACGAGCGTGGCCGACACGACCAGCGTGGGCAAAAATGGTATTTATATCCAGCCCAACCTGGGGGCCCTGGGCGTGGGCGACTTCGACCAGGTAAAAGCTTTTATCGGCAAGGGCGACACGGCCACGCTGCTGAAAATGGACCTCATTAAGCAGCGCATCGGCCGCCGCCAAGACTCGACGGCGCTGCTGGCGCGGCGGCGGGCGTTCCAGGAAGGGGTGCCCACGCCGCGCTTTTTGGAGGTGCAGGTGCACGGCCTGCGGCCCGACCAGAACGCATACGTAGCCAAGTTTTTCCAGCGCGAGGGCCGCGATTTTGGCCTCGACGAGATTGAGGAGGGCTACTACCGGCTGGCGTCGGACGACTACTTCAAGAATATTTACCCGCGCATTCGCTACGACGCGGCGCGCAAGGGCTACATTTTCAGCCTCGACGCGCAACGCAACAACAACGTGACGGCGGAGGTGGGCTTCGTGCTGAGCACCCGGCCCATCGACAACTTTTTCCTGGGCCTGGAGTACCGGGTGCTGCGCCGGCTGCTCTACACCACGGCGGCCGACGTGAGCCTGGGGCGCTTTTACAACGGGGCCCGCGGCTCGTTCCGCATCAGCGTGCCGGGCACGGTGCCGTTCTACGTGGAGCCGGGCATCACCTACAACCAGTGGGACTACCAGAGCACGGGTGGCCTGCTGGGGCGCAACGCGCTGGGCACCCAAATCCGGCAGCAGGACACGAAGGTGGGCGTGCAAGTGGGCGTGACGCCGACCTACCGCAGCCGGCTGCTGCTCGACGCGGGCCTGTTCCAGACGCACGACGACTACACGAACCGCACGGAAATCAACAGCAGCGACGTGCTCGACAAAACCATTTTCCACGGCTTCACGGGGGCCCTGCGCCTGGACCGCAACACACTAAACGAGAAGCAGTACGCCACCGGCGGCCACCGCTATTCGTATTCGCTGCGCGGCGTTACGGGGGCAGCTGCCTACACGCCGGGCTCCACGTCGCTGGTGGCGGCCAACGAGCGCCACCACCAGTGGCTGCAACTCCGGGCCACGGTGGAGCGCTACTTTGCCTTGCCCGGCAACCGCCGCGCCTGGGGCTACTTCGGCGAGCTGATGGCCACGGGCCAGGGCACGTTCAGCAACTTCCGGGCCTCGCAGGCCATCGCGCCGGTGTTTTCGCCGCTGCCCGACGCCCGCACGCTGTTCCTCGCCAAGTACCGCAGCGGGCGCTACGCGGCCGTGGGTGTGCGCTACAGCCAGGCCGTGCTGGGCAGCCTTCAGTGGCGCTCCGAGCTGTACGTGCACGTCAACTTCCAGCCCTTCGAGCAGGCCGCCGACCAGACGGCCATCCGCACCAGCGGCTTCGAGCGGCCCCGCCTGACGGTCAGCACGGGCTTCATTTTGATGACGCCCGTGGGGCCCCTGGCCCTGCACGCCCGCTACTACGACGACCCCAACGAGCACTTTGGCGTGTACGCCCACCTGGGCTACCTGCTCTTCCGCGGCCGGGCTTTGGAGTAA
- a CDS encoding DMT family protein → MMSWDLALFAYIFQVPANLLGFEKNDGPFGLFQLKVIQEVVTLAVFTLCTLFVFKPDKLGWNHLAGFVLLVAVYVIFKKW, encoded by the coding sequence ATGATGAGCTGGGACCTGGCCCTATTCGCGTATATTTTTCAGGTGCCAGCCAACCTGCTGGGCTTTGAGAAAAACGACGGGCCGTTCGGCCTTTTCCAGCTCAAGGTGATTCAGGAAGTGGTAACGCTGGCCGTGTTCACGCTCTGCACGTTGTTCGTTTTTAAGCCCGACAAGCTGGGCTGGAACCACCTGGCGGGCTTCGTGCTGCTGGTGGCGGTGTACGTCATCTTCAAGAAGTGGTGA